GAGGCAAAATTAAGtcaaataataatgatatgtGTGTCCAAATTTGACTAACTCTAATTGGGTTAATTAATTCGTCAGTTAAAGCTTCGTTTTCTGTAGTGTAATTATAAAGTAACCTTGATGAAGACCATGCTAGGGAACATGAAGGTCAGAGGAACGAGTGAAAATGAGCCAAGAAAGTTTACAAAGTCACTCATAAAAGGAAAGGCTGCAGCAACGAATGTGTTCCCTGTAAAGAAAAACGCACGTAGGAGAAATAAGCGTTTCAAGTTCTCCCCTGAATGCATGGGCTTGTCAATTTCTAGGAATTTAGTGTCCAAAGCCTCATGAATTGGTGCTACAAACATCTgcaatttttaacataaaaacaaaaagacacCGTTCAATATGtcagatattttatttatccttaTCTTACTCAAATTCAATTAATCATGTAATTAAAACCTGCATATTCTTTTGACACAAAGCACCTAGCCACCTATGCTAAAATATCTTACATACATGTTGGGAGACTATGGACTGCAAAAAGACGATGGCATTGATGAGGACATTAATCCATTTGGGACCACTTAAGTTTTCTGGAAGGTATGCCGACACCATTGTTCCATAAGCCCAATATCCGATTACGGTAACACCATAATAGAACGGAACTCCCACTGTATACTGCAAATACAGGGCCTTCCTCATGTTCTTCACTGCTGGCTTACGTAGCGTGGACTACATTCAAATTGCAAAAGACAACTTCACATAAtccaattatttataatatgtacGTAGATATACAAATAGCAAATtaatcttttctattttatacatttacttggatagtgatttttttttttttatcgagtAAGTCTTATAATAACTCAAATATCCTATTTAATAAACTGACTTAGTTACATCCTCTTGAATAGTGAtattagattttctttttaatctttctcatttaaggtaaaattttattatttttatcttttatgtaattttacattttttaattattttgattaataattttatcaaatatttattaaattcaataagataattttccaattttcaattatcaaataatttttcactcTCAACTAGTTTTGTCAAAAATTACCTAAAAGTATTTAACATGATGTATTGATTGGGCTTAAGTTTAATCTGTATAATGATCTCCAAAACCCAAATAGTAGGTCAGCCCAAATTCGTAAATGTTAAGGCACGAAAGTCAACGCTAACAAAAATTGATATACATACTCATGAAACATGTCACATTTCAACTAGAAATAAAATTGTCCTGATACTATAGTAAAATAGGATATTATTGATCACGACAAGTCTTGAGCCGTGTGCTAGCACAATTAATTTgtctaaggaaaaaaaaataataaaaatatgaccTAAATTTCGGGGAGCAAGCCATTGGTGTTGGTAACAATGATTGCGGAGATGGCACCAAAAGCATCCAAAATTTTGCTCACTTCACTTCCGCTAATATCGTAATCCCtattcgaatttgattttccttCCAACCACAAATAATAGTTGGGGCAAACAATTTAACGCTAGTTTTTATGGTTTGAGAGCAAGTTAATTGAAGAGAACAATTGATATACCaactcagcaaaaaaaaaaaatattaatatacttAATTACCATCTTTAACTAAAACAATTAGaagaaatattatatatgtgaaAGTGAGCAACGCTGAAGCTCCCAGCCAATTTCTCATCGCAGATATTGTTGGGAAgaagaaggaataaaagaagTAAGCAGCTCCTGTGATGACTATGTAGTATTGGAGCCTCAGGGAAGAATCACTAAATTCTGAGTTTATTGCCTGCAGTAAATTAATAACCACTTTCTCTGTAATAAACTCAATTAGTGGACGTATTTCATTTTTATGAAttctcattttatatattttttcagcaGTTAACTAAttgaaaagtattttaaatactactataacttttaaagtaattattacagAAATCTAAAAATTTTATCTGGATATTTTTCTATTGGAATTGGATGATAGTGAAAATCTTTCACATCATTTGTCCGTTCTAAATAAACTGCATTTATAACATAAACTTTAATTACCTTAAGTGCCTTGCCTCCGAGGAGGATGAAACCCATATTTCCAAGAAGAAGGGTCAAAAACTGGAAAACCCAGGTGAGGTGGTACATACTCTTGCCTTGTGAAAATAAGGAATactttagttaaaatttaattaactaattataaaaCTATCACTGCAAAGGCACTCTTATCATATCATGCAAAGAATGAAAAATTCACCGTAAACATATCCCATAAGATCTCTGTATCTAATGAATCTGCGGTCATCAATGAAATGAAATGCTGCCAAGAGCCAGTTTGCATAGGCAGTGTAGAATCCCACAACAATAAGGCATATGATACCCCAAGTCCAACCCAATGGCCACAAACACAGATTAGAAAAACTTAATATCCACCCGCAATTGAAGCTTGTCACCAGCATCAACCCTACTTGTTGCCACGAATCTGCAAATTGTAATCAACAATTTCATCATGAAAATTGGAGAATCTCAATTCTCAGTTGTCAAGGAAACTGCATATCTTTATTGTGGatgaatcatttttattttacaatgacagcaaaaagaatcaaatttaatttttcatgcatCTACTATAATCTTTCATCACTAGCCCGATTCTAATAGGTTAGTGGACCAATATTCATATGCAGTGACTagacaattttataaatttaaacactcccaaagaatatataaaagataaaaatagaagaatttaAACAGAATTTAGCACGGTATAGAATATATATAGATGAAGTATTAGTGTATTACCTCGGTCAATGGTATGAGCAGAAGCGAGACCATAATCATCATTTTGGGTACCCTTTTCTTGACCTTGTTCAAGGTTCAGAGTGAGAGGCTTTCCCTTGCTGGCTCTTCCTTCAACATCCATGGCGAATTCTAGATCTGTGGAAAAGAACAAGTTTTTGCTCCTTAAATAATCACAACGGCTGTAGCATGGAATATTCAGGCTGAAATAAATATGACCATTGACCACTTGAGACAATTCATTCAAAGAAAGGGAAATGATTGATTATGCTACATACAAAAAGATTttctaaaaattgttttttcttttttaacgaAAGAGAGACCCGTTCATTTGAAAAACTGGCGCACTGACGTAGAGTGGACATTTTATTTATCAAGATATGCGTAAATGATAAATGGTTACTAAaacgaaaataattaaatgacaatttgagaataaaaaaatcgTGTTAAATAATGATCAAATCACGTGTTacaggaaaataaaatttaataggatatttgttatatttatttaataatgaaaacatacacaaaataattttacacgaATAACCAATCACAACCCTCTATTTTGTCACCTCACGTGATAAAAAAGTTGtagaaattgatttatttttatattaatataagataattaattatatatttttatcacataTTCAGTAAATTCTTATTAGATAAGAATTTattgacaaattaaaatatataagttaaaatcaactacttctataatataaatataataaaaaatatataataataataataataataacttttattttaggttttaatatatttttggtctttataaaatatttttcttagattttttttctctgcaGTTTGAAATAATTACTTTCGTTCCCTAACACGTTTATTTTAACGTGGATAAGTAACATTTAGTTTAGTGATGAACGAAATCttcagcaaataaaaaaaaatctaaatcttcagaaaaaaaatagaagtgatctaaattttttttagatattttttttcgaGATATTAAATATATGGTACCATGGACATAATAGGTAATAGTTATAATACTTGGAAAGATCACTTGATTTTTAGTTAAAGAGATAATTactatcacatttttttaattagttctaTAAATAACTACTACTATTACTACATAAagatacttatttatttatgttttagatAAAAATCGCGAACAATGCCAGGATACCCCGATAAAATTAGCACAAGTAGCTTCAATAGACACTAGCGAACGGTGAACGATGAACGATGTACGTGGTGCTGCACTGTTACTGGTGTAAGCATAAGCATTGTACTCGAGACGAATATGATGAAGAAAATGGTAATCAGATCAGGTATTCATGTCACGCGCAAAACTAAGAGGCGCACATACTGATTTGACTTCAGCTTTCACTACGACATTCCCACCGAAAAATAAGCTTCCACAATGAGATATGCATCATTATTAAAAGCTTTCACTACGACATTATCACTACTGCTTACTACGATCAAACCCACTTTAGAATCTTCGAAAAGATTTGGAAAATTGCTTGTTTACCATTGGATTAAGCAATAGCCAAATCATTGTCGATCCACGTCAACTACGCTCAAAGTTCTACGACATGCGGGAAAATTCTAATTGCGTATTCCCATAACTCCCGTCGTGTAGACGGCATTGCACAAATATAAATTCATATAAGAAAATAAGGCTATAGGCTATCTTTGTAAGAATATTTTATACGACATATGAAACACAAcactttttattcatttatttatttttgccagCAATGTCGATATATATATTACCTGAAAGGGTTTATCAGATACCCATTAAATATTACaagactttatttattataca
This region of Glycine soja cultivar W05 chromosome 17, ASM419377v2, whole genome shotgun sequence genomic DNA includes:
- the LOC114392935 gene encoding proline transporter 1-like; this translates as MDVEGRASKGKPLTLNLEQGQEKGTQNDDYGLASAHTIDRDSWQQVGLMLVTSFNCGWILSFSNLCLWPLGWTWGIICLIVVGFYTAYANWLLAAFHFIDDRRFIRYRDLMGYVYGKSMYHLTWVFQFLTLLLGNMGFILLGGKALKSTLRKPAVKNMRKALYLQYTVGVPFYYGVTVIGYWAYGTMVSAYLPENLSGPKWINVLINAIVFLQSIVSQHMFVAPIHEALDTKFLEIDKPMHSGENLKRLFLLRAFFFTGNTFVAAAFPFMSDFVNFLGSFSLVPLTFMFPSMVFIKVKGRTARIEKKAWHWFNIVFSFLLTIATTISAVRLIVNNIQKYHFFADA